AATTGCATGATTATATGTGGTATGTTCTGttattttcattcttgtttCATGAATTTTATCTTGTTCTAAAATGTTGTGAATGTGCAGTTTGAATGTTAAGTTATGTTTATTGGAGTTTTATGATATTGTATGCATTGAGTTTTGGCAAACTTTGTTTTCACTTGTTTGAAACTGATTGTCAAATATGTAAGAGGTTTTAGACTTAGAACCTAGAATGCAAACCTGAAAACCTCAAAAGGTCTACTATAAGTGCACTATAATggtcaaaatttgcaaactaCACTAAACTATCCTATGAAACAACAAAGAAActgtcctaacaagtttagaatGGTAAAACCTAGCTAATATGAAACTCAAACTACAAAAAGAACCTAGAACTCAAAAATTGGCTATAGGAGTTGCCAATTTTCACATATTTGCTTGCTGGACAACCCCTTTGAATTGACatatatattgataataatCCTAATAATTATGAGGAAAAATGTATTGTAGTGTGTATACTAAAGCATTGGTTTTGTATGCTTATTTGCCTTAGAATAGGCCCATCTTCACTTTTCCTAACATTAATGTTTTTTCCCTACCAATTAGTTTCATTTCTCTGTCACCATTACATATATCTGTTTAATTTGTTGATCAATCACGTATCACCAATGTCAACCAAACAAGTGATTGACTGCCACATGTTGTTACTTTTGGAGTCCCCCACAAACATTATCTTCTTTCCTGTGTCTCTGTCCAACAACTTGTTACCATCAAACCTGTCACCAATAACAACATTTTGGGAGGGAAGAAAAAGAATTGATCTTAAATGGGCTGCACCAACCTCTCATCAATGTTTGAACtctgatttcatttttttaaatggtgTTGTAGAATTTTGATTGTGGTTTGAAATTGTTAAATCTGTTTCAGTTATTTTCCTTTCATTCCCAAGCTTTGTACAACATCTTTTGGTCATGCTAAGTGTTTTAATTGTAGCTTAGTTTAGTACAGTACACATTCTTGAGTGAATTAAATTGTTGTCCAGTAGCATTGCAAATATTGATTCCTTTCATCTAGATTTGATGGTTTTCAAGCTTTGTCCAAGTTTTCCTAGTGATTTCAACCGTGTCTAAAGTAATTCCAACTCATATTCATCACAGAATAGTAGAATTAGTGGTTGAGTTCATCACAATCTGGTTTCAAATTCtgcattaaaatataattctcgGTTCATATTGTGCAAATTGTTTCTGACCAGATTTTGTATGTCTAAATGTTGGTGCAAGTTTGTTTGAAgtttttaaacatgtttcaagttGTACAAACTCAAATTAACCACTAATTTGTCAAAAGCATAATTGAGTTGATTCAAAATTCTGTAAACCAGTGCTGTCACAGCTTTTCCCATGCTTTTTGGACCGTGTTTATAGTCTTTGTTTGGTATTAGGTGGTTCAATTGTGCTAGCTGTTTATCAGTAGTTAGATGTAGTGTTTTTAGGCATTCTTTGCGTCTTTATTTGAGCTATCCAGCTTTGAATGCACTGCTTTCTCAATTCTGCAAtagttttagttaatttttgtggACTTTTAGCAACTGCAACCGTGTTTTGGTGACTCTGCCTATTTCAGAGCAGTTTAAACatttgtgcaagtgtttttcaccatttgaaacttgtttGAACTGTTGCCTTGGTCCATTTTCATTAAATCTGCAAAATCATAGTTTGACTTCCCAAATGTCAGCCCCGACGGCTATGTAGACGTCCGCTGTATCAGCCCCGACGTCTACACAGACGTCCGAGGTGTATCCCCCGACGGCCATATGCCTGAACGGTTTTGTACTAGGGATAGGGGCTGGACGTCGGTTTGTGCActgccagacgtctatagacgtccgttagtacattaaccgacgtctactgggtatttttttaaaaaaaattaatttatttttgcaataaaaccacacctgaaaagcagaaattTGTCCCAgaataatatagtataatatatatatatatatatatatatatatatatatatatatatatatatatatatatatatatatatatatatgtgtgtgtttcatataaagaaagttctacttaatgtaaaaaataatccactaccaaaactatcaaaatataaacttaaactaaaactaagcaatgttcaacaataaataaaactattcctaactccatctttgcagaagataagttgtccactcctaccttatctgcctaattgtgtcctctggtataggagatgtactcttgaagcgttgcaaaattgaagaaagattcattatggtttcatatatgtttcaagatgaatttgatttgtaatgtattcaagatatacatcattacctcattccagtcatctgtaatgacagctcgaatgatggtcttaatccaacacataaCATAGAAgtcacattcccatgaatctagctgctggttacactaaaatgacaaactaaatagttaaatccaacacataacataaaagtcacattcccatgaatctagctgctggttacactaaaatgacaaactaaatagttaagaatttagatcattcaataacataggaaatgaattagaactataaatgacttacaacctttggatacaaaatttgaacgagttgacctcgagatttaccaataactctgtacagattgaaaacacaaagtaaaattaatgtaaCTATATttcaacgaacaaaaccatataattttacattgtttgggaatgatgaccatcagctgccagtgcgacctatcacgaaggacaaatagttatttaacttggacaaatagttatttaactaattaaggaaactttaataataaacttttacatataacaacacctatcCATGAACTTTAATAATGTAGACACCTGACAAAAGCAGAGGTAGGAGACGACGCTGAATCGCCTTCATCGACTTGTACTGGTTTTTCCGCCAAATTGTTAGGTTTTAGTCTTTAAACAAAATTTCCCATTTATTTGGGAATTTTGCTTTAGAACAGGTGTTTATGGAGCTTGTTATAAGCcgttcaattttcttttttcttttttattgagtaaaactttcattttttttcccttaTTAAAAAAAGCAAGcattgttttattaaaagaatgaaaaaggttATTTCACGCTGATTATCATTTTGActatttttataagaataaaaattcttaatgaaaattcatttttattttactaaaaaaaactgAATAATAGCGAGGAATAAAAtcaaatagtaataaaaaaattatgttatcaAAATACCAGTGTTCTaacataataaacaaaatttcaagttATGTATGtaaacacaaaaaaagaaaaaaaaaatatcaacacgGAGATGTAAATATTCATGAGTGAGTgagctattttttttatcccatGCTTCCATACAATTTATCTgaattaataattcattttggtGCTTTAGATCTATATGCTTCGATTTTGGCATTCTATACTTGTGATAAAAGTCACAAATATTGTTACCTATGATAATCTACAATTAGCAgctttatttaagttttaaagcATATTAAGCTTTACCTAAACTAcctgaaatttcaaaataaattataataaaatcaaagaaagtaTTAAAAGCGAAAGTCTCTTAACCTTCAAATTCACATTCCTTTAACATTTATTACTTtggattaattatttaaaaaaaaaggaaaaccaaCAAAAGATACAAACAAAAAGCAGAATTTGAAGAGTAAAGTTATATGGACAATTCTTTCTGTAAAATATATTTGGGTGTCGTAATATATTTTGGGgcttttatatttctttttctaaatgATACAAATTCATCTAAAAGAGTAATTATACCCAGCGTAATTGGACTAACATCAGTTCACTaagttcttgaagaatttctgaAATTCCATTCAATATAGGCACAATTTTCAAAAGGATGCCGATATAAGGTTAagttttgataacatttttacaACGAACATATGTTAATGATAACATTTTTACAACGAACATGTGTTAAAATGTTATTCaaccattttaaataatattttattcaaaaatgtTGACATGCAAGAATTAATGAATTTAGTATTCGAAAAtatctctttcatttttattttcattcttccTTCTATGTACATTTTCGTTTTCGTTTGCAATTTCTGTGTGCGttttctctcatttctctctCACGAATCAAGCATAAAGAGTCATATTTTCTAACGAGATTTCGGTGAAGAAATGGAAAGCTCCGGTGACAAGGtatttctcttctcctttgCATTTTTCGTTTCCTATTTTCCATTTCCCTTTTTGCCCTTACTAcattttcatttatcttttgGTGTTTTGAATGTACACCATCATATTGGTCAACCGTGGAAAAAAGCTCATTAGCTGGTGATGAAGATGGGGTGGGTTGTCGTGACAACGACGTGTCGCTGTGGAAGAGGAAGCCctttattagaaagtgggtttttgCCTAATtgaaccccacaaaatcggcttgtaaggtgagatttgcacctcacttatatattatgatttaaccttatctctagtcgatgttgGACTTCCAATACCCTTTGATTTTAATTAGCGTGTTCTGCCATTGGGGAATTGTTAGAGTTTAAGATTTTGGAAGGGGGAAGAAATTTTGAAGGGTTTAGATATGTGAGGGGAAGTGGGAGAGAGAAACAATTGTGACGACGTAGAGTGTTAAGGAACAAAACAATGTTTCattttgtaattgattaccTTTTTTTTGAATCCCTGAATTTGAAACATTGCTCTGTGTAAATTGTGCACATAATTCCAATCATagttatgatatatttttgaaCGAAATGAAGACATCGAAAGACATTTGGACAACCAAGCAAACAATATATTATGTTGAATTATATCTATTGATTTGGACAATACGAacataacaaaataaacataagctgaaaatcatataaataggAGATGAAAATGATATACATCAAAATTGTGTTATCAATAATTGAATGGGCAAACGTTGTTGTAATTGATGTAGGGAACACAACCTTTCACATTGAACTCAATCATCCATTTcaataaatggaaaatttgaCCCAAAACAAAGTCAAACACTTCTTGGGGAATAAAGTGTGTTTTGATGCACTTGACACCATCAATGATGAGCAATGTGttgtaataatgttagattattgcAAAAAAGAAAACGTTGGATTGCAACGGTCAAAACTTTAATtgtaaataatgtttaaattcattttattaagtgctccaacggtaaaatatttaatggcttttatttttttttattgattttattctttcctaaaTAAAGAGTTTTTCCcgtcttctctctttctcctttgttcttttcctcttctaaaattattcccctgttgtatcttgggggacttgcgcaatacaccgcggataagtccttaaggacaatgaATCTACACGCTTCAGGAAATATTGCTCGTGATTTTGTCAGCTTTTATACAACACAGTGTGAGTTTCCCCTTTCTTCCTCTCTCTTCTTTTGTTTGTGTCGCGCTAATTTCCCCTTCTCTCTCGTGATTGGTCCTTGCTTTCTTATCCATCCATTGCGAGCTCAACCATACATGTTGAAACCTTTATTTGGTTATGGGTGCTTGGTACAAAAATTGATTCGGTAAGCAACCTTCACAGGCAGCCTGAGTGTGGGTGCCTAAAAAAAAGATCCAATTCAATTTATTGTTGATGTCTAAAAAAAGATTCACATCACACCTTACTTATACTACTATTTTACCTATGGAccgtttataaaaaaataaaataaaatagaataaaatatgaaacataaaataataacttaataacttaaaagtaaattcatttgaaagatttttgagtccaAACGTTACCTATATATAGTTGATGGATCCactaaaaaatatcattagtCTCTAATTATATCCAATGTCCATTCGATAAGTGATGTGAATCATTAAGTGCTTGGAATTAAAATATAACCAACAACTTcttatttaatatgataaatctcagataaaagaaattatataatttttttcttaagaacaCGTCATgagttattatatattaatcatCGGGTCCCAATTATATTTCTatcatctatatatataaattggtAAAAGGTGGTGGTAGTGACAGAGCTTAATTAAGACTCACAAAGGCCACCATGTTTAGATACATAAACTATGCTTTCATTTGCTTCATATGTTCTTGTTAACGCACTTCATATTCATTAAACATGGCTTTTGGATCATGTCCTATAGCCTTTCTGATGATTAAGTACTATTGTTTCCTTTTTGAGGTATTATAGTCTTAGTAAGAAACTAAGACATTATAATCAAAAGTAGGTAATTATGtacagttttttaaaataatccaattaaatatttttcattaaattaatattaatgtttttattataatttatattttaaatcactctacttaaaaagtaaaattaagttaaatatttagACTTTTAGAATAACATCACTTGCACATTAAAGGGGATTTCTTGATATGAAAACtactctttaaaaaaaaatgtttgaaatagAAAGAGGAAAGacaactttataaaaaaaaaacattcgactgaaacaaacaaaactaaCAAAGATGTATTAGATGTAAAAAGGAAACAAGCATAATCCGCTAATTCAAAACAAACAGCTTGAGTAACAAACTCCACGACTGAATTAATGAGTCAACACAGTAACAGTATACGAGTCAAAGTAcacagaaaaaaagaagaaccAAGACCTAATTGCTACCTCTATGGCCACCACAGCCTTGACCCCCTCGACGGCGACGACCACTGCGCCGGCGACCTCTGCCACCACCTTGACCACCGCCCCTGTCTCTTCCCTCTGCAGCAACATTGTCGCTGTCAGGATGTCCTGGAGTAACAAGATGAGGAGATCCAACGGGAAGTCGAGTCTCAAGGGGAAGTTCTATCGCTAAAGTGTTAAGTCCCGTTTCTTGAATTGTCATCAACGATTCAAGATCAGAAACCGTGGCATCTTCACGTGCATGAATGATCGCTCGCAAAGATTCATACTTTTCCGGCAATCCTTCCAAGATGGCGTCAATATGTTCTCGTTCAGTCACATCATCTCCCAAAACAATCAACGTATCAATGAAATAAGTGATGCTGTTAATGTAATCTGTGACAGTaagatttcttttctttgtgttCTTCATCTCTTTCCTAAGGGCAATCTTGATCTTGCTTACCAACTCACTACGACAGAGTTCGTGCACTCCACTCCAAACCTCCCATGCGTGTTCCCATCCCATCACAAAAGAACACATGAATTCAGATAAAGATGATAACAGCCAAATGCGCACCGTTTGATCTTGAACAACCCACTGCCGATACTCCTCCCTTATGAGATTAACAGAACGGCAGACTTCGCTTGCATATTTAATAGGGGGCACAGGGTTTGTAACGAACCTTGTTAAATTTTCTGTGATCAACACACGCTCAACTTGTTCTTTCCATTCAAGTAAATTGCTCAATCCTTCCAGTTTTATCAGTAACTCGTCTCTGAGTGTCCATGGCACCGACGATGACGATTCTGATGTTGATGATGCCGACGACGACGCAGATGCTGAAATAGAAGACGATCTGGAAGACGACGCTGAATCGCCTTCGTCGACTTGGACTGCTTTTTCCGCCATGAGAATACAGATAAGATTGTTATAGGTTTGAGTCTTCAAACAGAATTTCCCATTTATTTGGGAATTTTGCTTTAGAACAGGTCTTTATGGAGTTTGTTAGAAGCGTACTCTCtaatttccttttttcttttttattaagagtaaaacttttattttttttctcttattaaaaaaagcaagcattcttttattaaaagaatgaaaaaggttATTTCACACTGACTATCATTTTGActatttttataagaataaaaattcatttttattttactaaaaaaaactgaggaataaaatcaaatagtaataaaaaaatattatgttatcAAAATACCAGTGTtctaacataataaataaaaaagaaaaaaaatcaaaatcattgtTTTGGGTGTCGTAATATATTTTGGGgcttttatatttctttttctaaataataaaaattcatctaAAAGAGTAATTAATTATACCCCGCGTGACAAACATCAGTTCACTCAGTTCTTGAAGAACTTCTGAAATTCGACTTCAATTTAGGcacaattttcaaaatcatttttttatcttagagcttttaaaattaacttgttCAGTATCCAAgcaaaaaatttatcttaatgagtattaaaaattacattgacCACTAAAATCTCTTTAAGGGCACAGTAGGTATTCTTGTCATTAAGCATAACACGTGCAATAATTTTACGCACTAAATTCAGGGTGTTATCAACGAGGATCAGTagtaaacttttcaaaaatcatgACCAATCAAGAATCtgataaacttttcaaaaatcatgGAGCTTCAAATGATATGTCACCTTAACATGTATATCACTTGTAAAAATCAAATCTCAAGAAGTGTAAACTTGTAAAACTTGCACAAGATCAAGTGTAAATTCAGTGAGTTCTTCATACACAGACTTCCTTCTTTTTTGCCTTTTCTGTCAAGTTTCTCTTGAACGTAAGCATAACCAGACTCCATGACTGAGATCATGAGTTAACCAAATTCAGTAACAATGACTCAAAGTAcgcaaagaaaaataaaaaagaagaaagcaaGATGTAGTTACTACCTCCATGACCGAGTTCAAGAGTCAATCAAATTCACTAACAACGagtcaaaaagaaaagaaaattctagTTACTGCCTTCACGGTCACGACGTTCACGACGTTCTCGAATGAACGCTCGCAAAGTTTCATAGTGGTCCGGCAAATCTTGCAAGAGGGCATCAACATGTTCTTCTTCAGAAACATCGTCTCCCAAAGCTATCAACGTACTAGCGAGAGCAGTGATCCTGCTAACAAAATCCCTCACAGTTTGATCTCCTTTGTTCTCTTTCGTGTTCTTGATCTCTGCCCTTAGGGCTGCCTTGATATTGTTTATCAACTCATTACGGCAGATTTCCAACACTCCACTCCAAACCTCCCATGCGTGTTCTTTTCTCGTCACAGAAGAACTCATATTTTCAGATAAAGATGATAACAGCCAAGTGCGCAATCTTTCATCTTGAATAACCCATTGCCGATACTCCTCCCTTACCGTATCACAAGAACGATCCTTTTCGCTTGCATATTTTTTAGGGGTAGTAGGGTTTGTCACGAACCCTAGCAAGTTTTCTGTGATCAATACACGCACAACTTGTTTTTTCCATTCAGTTACATTGCACACTCCATCTAGTTTTATAGGTAACTCGTCTGTGAGTCTCAATGGCACCGAAGATGACGTGGATACAGGCTGTGGTGCCCATGATGTAGATGTTCTGGGTGCTGAGTCAGTTGCCCATGCTGCTGATGCTAATTCCGATAGCGACTTCAACTCCGGTGCCGATACTACTTTGTTTGCTGTGGCCGATGCTGACGTCAAAGATAAAGCGGAAACATAAGCCGAAGCTGATGCAGCTACTAAAAGAGAAGATATGCCAGCAGACGGGGTGGAAGATGACGCAGGTACGGAAACAGAAGAAGAGGTGGAAGATAACGCAGGTACGGAAACAGAAGAAGGGGTGGAAGATGACGTTGGTACGGAAACCGAAGAAGAGGTGGAAGATGATGCAGACACCGAAACGGAAGCAGAGGTGGGAGATGATGCAGACACCGTGACAGAAGCAGAGGTGGGAGACGACGCTGAATCGCCTTCATCGACTTGTACTGGTTTTTCCGCCATGAAAATACAGAGAAGATTCTATCTTGAATTGTATGAAGACAAGGTAAATGagtttagaaataaataaatatagcaTTGGAGAAACTGAATGATAACTGGTCAAAACAGAAAATCTCCCAATTAACTATCCAACGGTTATATTATTCAACTGAAAAGTTAGTTTGACACCAgcgtttatttttctttttttttgggCAGGTTTCTTTctaatattattagaaaaacaatccttttattaaaagaataaaagattataattaagtgtgtaaacacatttaaaaaatcAACAGGAAGATGTGTATATTCACGATAGTGCAACTTTTGCTTTGAACTCGTGCTTCCACATATAATTTATCTACATTcataatacataatttatttatatggtataaaaattaatatgtgTAGCCGTGCAATGTAccgttttttttaaatcataatatattaattatactaatttgaatttatagaaatataattacaagtatttaattttatcaaattaaacaataatattttaattatttttataatccaCTGCTTGCACATCTTcctatttattaatatattaattatagtttaatgactaaaaatttattaaaatatgcaAGGACCTTGGCAACATTTAACAGAACATAGagattaaaaacacattttttcatataataaatttagCAACTCTTtcagcaaaaaaaaattaataatttgacaTGCTTTTTCATTTGCAAAGTCATTCCAGTTCCCTTTATTGTGTTACTATAACTTAATGAATCACTTTACTTTT
This Vigna angularis cultivar LongXiaoDou No.4 chromosome 4, ASM1680809v1, whole genome shotgun sequence DNA region includes the following protein-coding sequences:
- the LOC128196153 gene encoding A-agglutinin anchorage subunit-like is translated as MAEKPVQVDEGDSASSPTSASVTVSASSPTSASVSVSASSSTSSSVSVPTSSSTPSSVSVPALSSTSSSVSVPASSSTPSAGISSLLVAASASAYVSALSLTSASATANKVVSAPELKSLSELASAAWATDSAPRTSTSWAPQPVSTSSSVPLRLTDELPIKLDGVCNVTEWKKQVVRVLITENLLGFVTNPTTPKKYASEKDRSCDTVREEYRQWVIQDERLRTWLLSSLSENMSSSVTRKEHAWEVWSGVLEICRNELINNIKAALRAEIKNTKENKGDQTVRDFVSRITALASTLIALGDDVSEEEHVDALLQDLPDHYETLRAFIRERRERRDREGSN